In Candidatus Gastranaerophilales bacterium, a genomic segment contains:
- a CDS encoding efflux RND transporter periplasmic adaptor subunit, protein MKRKWKIVIILIILAAIITLFYVVTKKKAPNDELTLFGNIEIRQVDLSFQVPGQILKMLKEEGDSVAKGELIAVLDDRDYADNLSKAKADVQRTKAVSENALAVYNRKAPLCGDNTISKQECDNLLYNKNETKAAYEAAVANMNFTDNQLKYTKAYAPDEGIVTVRVQEPGATVAKGQIIYTVVKNKPIWVRAYVPETHLGNIKYGIKAVVCTDSKDPETGEKRQYEGRIGYISPIAEFTPKTVQTEDLRTDLVYRIRVYIDDTDAFLRQGMPVTVKIKLLNQG, encoded by the coding sequence ATGAAAAGAAAATGGAAGATTGTAATTATATTAATTATTTTAGCTGCAATCATAACTTTGTTTTATGTTGTAACGAAGAAAAAAGCGCCGAATGATGAATTGACCCTTTTTGGCAACATTGAGATAAGGCAGGTGGATTTGAGCTTTCAAGTACCGGGGCAAATTCTTAAAATGCTGAAAGAAGAGGGCGACAGCGTAGCAAAGGGTGAACTTATCGCGGTTTTGGATGACAGAGATTATGCGGATAACCTTTCAAAAGCAAAAGCGGATGTTCAAAGAACCAAAGCCGTCAGCGAAAATGCACTTGCCGTTTATAACCGCAAGGCGCCTTTGTGCGGTGATAATACTATTTCAAAGCAGGAATGCGATAATCTTTTGTACAATAAAAACGAAACAAAGGCCGCTTACGAAGCTGCTGTTGCAAATATGAATTTTACGGACAACCAGCTTAAATACACAAAAGCCTATGCCCCTGATGAAGGGATTGTAACCGTACGTGTGCAGGAACCCGGAGCAACGGTTGCTAAAGGTCAGATTATTTATACCGTTGTAAAGAATAAACCGATTTGGGTCAGAGCTTACGTTCCGGAAACCCATTTAGGCAACATAAAATACGGGATAAAAGCAGTTGTCTGCACAGACAGCAAAGACCCTGAAACAGGCGAAAAAAGACAATATGAAGGACGTATAGGCTATATTTCTCCGATTGCCGAATTTACCCCCAAAACCGTTCAAACAGAAGATTTAAGAACGGATTTGGTTTACAGAATAAGAGTTTACATTGATGATACGGATGCCTTTTTACGTCAGGGTATGCCTGTTACAGTTAAAATTAAACTTCTGAATCAAGGATAA
- a CDS encoding ATP-binding cassette domain-containing protein, with amino-acid sequence MEHTVQITDLTKIFTGSAAAAIDNLSLNIEKGKITGLMGADGAGKTTLIRLVTGLLRPTSGNITTLGLNPYKQKSALNPKIGYMPQKFGLYEDLTVIENLNLYADLKNVRRDFKRLLEFTDLTNFQDRLAGKLSGGMKQKLGLACSLLGNPEFLVLDEPSVGVDPISRRELMKMVQESMNENMTVLWSTAYLDEAHSFDTAIVLDNGRVIFNDKPNKLSETTQGFENKIIEIMGGYSEGDSLIAKSFVLEPYELEYPVEALNLVKKYGDFYAVEENTFHIKKGEIFGLLGPNGAGKSTSFKMMCGLAKPTSGTAKIMGVDILEKPSLARSYLGYMAQKFSLYSQLSVRQNLKFFSGVYGLYGKEQARRIDEAIDVFGLKEYEFRNSEELPLGFKQRLSLACALIHNPPILFLDEPTSGVDVVTRRDFWNHIKALAKKGVTILVTTHFMDEAEYCDRISLFYKGRAISVGTPEELKNQAQSNTMEEAFITLIQESEKQE; translated from the coding sequence ATGGAACATACCGTTCAAATAACCGACTTAACCAAAATATTCACGGGCAGCGCCGCTGCCGCAATAGATAACCTTTCGCTGAATATTGAAAAAGGCAAAATCACAGGGCTGATGGGCGCAGACGGCGCGGGTAAAACTACTCTGATACGTTTGGTTACCGGGCTTTTGCGTCCGACCTCGGGGAATATTACCACACTCGGGCTTAATCCTTACAAACAAAAATCCGCTTTAAATCCCAAAATCGGCTATATGCCGCAAAAATTCGGGCTTTATGAGGATTTAACCGTCATAGAAAATCTCAATCTGTATGCGGACTTGAAAAATGTAAGAAGAGATTTTAAACGGCTGCTTGAATTTACGGACTTAACGAACTTTCAAGACCGCCTTGCAGGAAAGCTTTCAGGCGGTATGAAGCAAAAACTGGGGCTTGCATGTTCTTTGCTGGGAAATCCCGAATTTTTAGTGCTTGATGAACCGTCTGTGGGGGTTGACCCTATTTCAAGGCGGGAGCTGATGAAAATGGTACAAGAATCAATGAACGAAAATATGACGGTGCTATGGTCAACCGCATATCTTGATGAGGCTCACAGCTTTGATACTGCAATAGTTTTGGACAACGGCAGAGTGATTTTTAACGATAAACCAAACAAGCTCAGCGAAACCACTCAAGGGTTTGAAAATAAGATTATTGAGATTATGGGCGGATACAGTGAAGGCGACTCTTTGATTGCAAAAAGTTTTGTGCTTGAACCTTATGAGCTTGAATATCCTGTAGAAGCGCTTAACCTTGTTAAAAAATACGGTGATTTTTATGCGGTCGAAGAGAATACTTTTCATATTAAAAAAGGCGAAATCTTCGGGCTTTTAGGTCCAAACGGGGCAGGAAAATCAACTTCTTTTAAAATGATGTGCGGGCTTGCCAAACCTACAAGCGGAACAGCAAAAATCATGGGGGTGGATATACTAGAAAAGCCTTCTCTTGCACGTTCTTACCTTGGCTATATGGCACAAAAATTTTCTCTGTATTCGCAGCTCAGTGTCCGCCAAAATTTGAAATTCTTTTCGGGGGTTTACGGGTTATACGGCAAAGAACAAGCCCGAAGAATAGACGAGGCTATTGATGTATTCGGACTAAAGGAGTACGAATTTCGGAATTCTGAAGAATTGCCGTTAGGATTTAAGCAAAGACTTTCACTTGCCTGTGCGCTTATTCATAATCCTCCGATTTTGTTTTTGGATGAGCCTACATCAGGGGTTGACGTGGTTACAAGACGTGATTTTTGGAATCATATTAAGGCGCTTGCCAAAAAAGGGGTTACAATCCTTGTTACAACACACTTTATGGATGAAGCCGAATACTGCGACAGGATAAGTCTTTTCTACAAAGGACGTGCAATTTCCGTTGGAACTCCCGAAGAGCTGAAAAATCAGGCTCAGTCCAATACCATGGAAGAGGCTTTTATTACCTTGATACAAGAAAGCGAGAAGCAGGAATGA
- a CDS encoding ABC transporter permease has product MKILLALIRKEFYQIIRDPSSILIAFVLPLLLLFIYMYGVNLDTVKIAMGIKNDDMNPEIATLVKSFGHSKYVNSTVYDDPNLMYRDIIRSKLKGAVIIPNDFSMKLSRGQTAQMLIITDGSEVNMANYAQSYPAAIAQQWLMTSKYAHLAQKTLVDTDARYWYNQDINSHYFILPGSIAVTMTLIGMLLTALVIAREWERGTMEALISTKANKFQIVAGKYIPYFMLGMLSMLFSMFMCIVVFQIPFRGSLSVFFGVGGLFLFTCLGIGLLISTNFKDQFLASQAAIAIGFLPALLLSGLVFPINSMPLFFQYLTLILPPRYFIAFIQSEFMAGTVNEIVFINSIFLTVLGVVLFLLVYKKTAMRLD; this is encoded by the coding sequence ATGAAAATACTTTTAGCGCTTATAAGAAAAGAATTTTATCAAATCATAAGAGACCCCAGCAGTATCTTAATTGCTTTTGTACTGCCGCTTTTGCTTCTTTTTATATATATGTACGGGGTAAACCTTGATACGGTTAAAATCGCTATGGGAATAAAAAACGACGATATGAACCCTGAAATCGCTACTTTAGTCAAGTCATTCGGGCATAGCAAATACGTTAATTCCACGGTTTATGATGACCCAAATCTTATGTACAGAGATATTATACGCTCAAAATTAAAGGGAGCTGTAATTATACCGAACGATTTTTCCATGAAATTATCCCGCGGGCAAACAGCGCAAATGCTTATTATAACCGACGGCAGCGAAGTCAATATGGCAAATTATGCCCAGAGCTACCCTGCCGCAATCGCACAACAATGGCTGATGACAAGCAAATACGCTCATTTGGCGCAAAAAACCTTAGTCGATACCGACGCAAGATACTGGTACAATCAGGATATTAACAGTCATTATTTTATTCTGCCGGGGTCTATAGCAGTTACGATGACACTTATCGGGATGCTTTTAACTGCTCTTGTCATTGCAAGAGAATGGGAACGAGGTACCATGGAAGCCCTTATCAGCACAAAAGCAAACAAATTCCAGATTGTGGCAGGTAAATATATTCCGTACTTTATGCTCGGAATGCTTTCAATGCTGTTTAGTATGTTTATGTGCATTGTGGTTTTTCAAATACCGTTTAGGGGTAGTTTGTCAGTGTTTTTCGGGGTTGGCGGTTTGTTTTTGTTTACCTGCCTCGGGATAGGGCTTTTGATTTCTACGAACTTCAAAGACCAGTTTTTGGCAAGCCAGGCTGCTATTGCCATAGGGTTTTTACCCGCATTGCTTTTATCGGGGCTGGTTTTCCCTATTAATTCAATGCCGTTGTTTTTTCAGTATTTAACGCTGATTTTACCGCCAAGGTATTTTATAGCGTTTATTCAGAGTGAATTTATGGCAGGTACCGTAAATGAAATTGTTTTTATCAACTCAATCTTTTTAACGGTTTTAGGCGTTGTTTTATTTTTGTTGGTTTATAAAAAAACAGCTATGAGGCTCGATTGA